Proteins encoded together in one Caballeronia sp. NK8 window:
- the glgB gene encoding 1,4-alpha-glucan branching protein GlgB: MNTRSDPADTRNPAHGLNPLDIDALVEARHPDPFSMLGLHQTDLGHVVRVFLPGASSVGVTDAGNGEHIGSLARIHDAGLYAGFVERPTAYRLQIDWHGTPQETHDTYSFGPALPDEWLTRLSHADPYAVLECLGSRPVTHGNVAGVRFAVWAPNARRVSVVGDFNTWDGRRHPMRLRHDAGVWELFIPGIGAGTRYKYEIVARDGHALPLKADPCAMQSEKPPSTASVVADADAIDHYAWTDAEWMATRGGKQTAQSPITIYEAHAESWLRVPEEANRGMNWHELAERLIPYAKGMGFTHLEFMPIAEHPFGGSWGYQPLGQFAPSARFGTPEQFAEFVNRAHEAGLGVIIDWVPAHFPNDAHGLVQFDGTPLYEHADPREGYHQDWNTMIYNLGRNEVSAFLIASGLAWLKRYHVDGLRVDAVASMLYRDYSRKAGEWVPNIYGGRENLESIAFLKRLNHEVRQIPGAITVAEESTAWPGVTADVESGGLGFDFKWNMGWMHDTLHYMEEDPVYRQYHHHLYTFGMVYAYSERFVLPLSHDEVVHGKGSLINKMPGDRWQKFANLRAYYGFMWTHPGKKLLFMGGEFGQFAEFNHDESPHWHLLDDSLHGGLQRLVRDLNLLYTSEPALHKLDSDSRGFEWIVGDDNANSVYAYRRTDAEGRDLVVVCNMTPVPRLAYRIGLPRRGRWSEVFNSDASIYGGSNTGNGGVIHTDDYPGHGREQSAALTLPPLATIVLRAD; the protein is encoded by the coding sequence ATGAACACTCGTAGCGATCCGGCGGATACCAGGAATCCGGCGCACGGCCTCAATCCGCTCGACATCGACGCACTCGTCGAGGCCCGGCATCCCGATCCGTTCTCGATGCTCGGCCTGCATCAAACCGATCTGGGGCATGTCGTGCGCGTGTTCCTGCCGGGCGCATCGTCCGTGGGCGTGACGGATGCGGGCAACGGCGAGCACATCGGCTCGCTCGCGCGCATTCACGATGCGGGGCTCTATGCGGGCTTCGTCGAGCGGCCGACGGCGTATCGTCTGCAGATCGACTGGCACGGCACGCCGCAGGAAACGCACGACACGTATTCCTTCGGCCCCGCCTTGCCCGATGAATGGCTGACGCGTCTATCGCATGCGGACCCGTATGCGGTGCTCGAATGTCTCGGCTCGCGCCCGGTCACGCATGGCAATGTCGCGGGCGTGCGTTTCGCGGTGTGGGCGCCGAATGCGCGCCGCGTGTCGGTGGTCGGCGACTTCAACACGTGGGATGGCCGGCGCCACCCGATGCGTCTGCGTCACGATGCGGGCGTCTGGGAGCTGTTCATTCCGGGCATCGGCGCGGGCACGCGCTACAAGTACGAGATCGTCGCACGCGACGGCCACGCGCTGCCGCTGAAGGCCGATCCTTGCGCGATGCAGAGCGAGAAGCCGCCTTCGACGGCATCGGTGGTCGCGGATGCGGATGCCATCGATCACTACGCATGGACCGATGCCGAATGGATGGCCACGCGCGGCGGCAAGCAGACCGCGCAATCGCCGATCACGATTTACGAGGCGCATGCCGAATCGTGGCTGCGCGTGCCGGAGGAAGCCAATCGCGGCATGAACTGGCACGAGCTTGCCGAACGCCTGATTCCGTATGCGAAGGGCATGGGCTTCACGCATCTGGAGTTCATGCCGATCGCGGAACATCCGTTCGGCGGTTCGTGGGGTTATCAGCCGCTCGGGCAGTTCGCGCCGTCCGCGCGCTTCGGCACGCCGGAGCAGTTCGCGGAGTTCGTGAACCGCGCACACGAGGCAGGGCTGGGCGTGATCATCGACTGGGTGCCGGCGCACTTCCCGAACGACGCGCATGGTCTCGTGCAATTCGACGGCACGCCGCTGTACGAACACGCGGACCCGCGCGAGGGCTATCACCAGGACTGGAACACGATGATCTACAACCTCGGGCGCAACGAGGTGAGCGCGTTTCTGATCGCATCGGGGCTGGCGTGGCTGAAGCGCTATCACGTCGATGGCTTGCGTGTCGATGCGGTCGCGTCGATGTTGTATCGCGACTATTCGCGCAAGGCGGGCGAGTGGGTGCCGAACATCTATGGCGGTCGCGAGAATCTCGAATCGATTGCGTTTCTCAAGCGGTTGAATCACGAAGTGCGGCAGATTCCGGGCGCCATCACCGTGGCCGAGGAATCGACGGCGTGGCCGGGCGTGACGGCGGATGTCGAGAGCGGCGGGCTTGGTTTCGACTTCAAGTGGAACATGGGCTGGATGCACGACACGCTGCATTACATGGAGGAGGACCCGGTTTATCGGCAGTACCACCATCATCTCTATACCTTCGGGATGGTGTATGCGTATTCCGAGCGCTTCGTTCTGCCCTTGTCGCACGACGAAGTGGTGCATGGCAAGGGATCGCTCATCAACAAGATGCCGGGGGACCGGTGGCAGAAGTTCGCCAACCTGCGCGCCTATTACGGTTTCATGTGGACGCATCCGGGCAAGAAGCTCCTGTTCATGGGCGGGGAATTCGGGCAGTTCGCGGAGTTCAATCACGATGAATCGCCGCACTGGCATCTGCTCGATGATTCACTGCACGGCGGGTTGCAGAGGCTCGTGCGCGATCTGAATCTGCTTTATACGAGCGAGCCAGCGTTGCATAAGCTCGATAGCGATTCGCGCGGGTTCGAGTGGATCGTCGGCGATGACAATGCGAACAGCGTGTATGCGTATCGGCGTACGGATGCCGAAGGGCGGGATCTTGTCGTGGTGTGCAATATGACGCCGGTGCCTCGGCTGGCTTATCGGATCGGGCTGCCACGGCGTGGGCGTTGGAGTGAGGTTTTCAACTCCGATGCTTCGATTTATGGTGGGTCCAATACCGGGAATGGTGGGGTTATTCATACGGATGACTATCCGGGTCATGGGAGGGAGCAGTCAGCGGCGTTGACGTTGCCGCCTTTGGCGACCATTGTGTTGAGGGCGGATTGA
- the treS gene encoding maltose alpha-D-glucosyltransferase: protein MKRNKKASSLSDDPLWYKDAIIYQVHIKSFFDANNDGIGDFPGLLAKLDYIAELGVDAIWLLPFYPSPRRDDGYDIADYRNVHPDYGTIADVKRFIQEAHARGIRVITELVINHTSDQHPWFQRARHAKPGSNHRNYYVWSDTDKKYEETRIIFIDTEPSNWTHDPVAGQYYWHRFYAHQPDLNFDNPAVLKEVLSVMRFWLDMGIDGLRLDAVPYLVEREGTNNENLPETHDILKKIRATIDAEYPNRMLLAEANQWPEDVKEYFGDEDECHMAFHFPLMPRIYMSIASEDRFPITDIMRQTPDLGTTNQWAIFLRNHDELTLEMVTDSERDYLWNTYASDRRARLNLGIRRRLAPLMERDRRRIELINSLLLSMPGTPVIYYGDELGMGDNIHLGDRDGVRTPMQWSSDRNGGFSRADPEQLVLPPVMGSLYGYDAVNVESQSRDPHSLLNWTRKMLAVRRSKHAFGRGTIRFLRPANRKILAYLRELEGEPPILCVANLSRAPQAVELDLSEFDGSVPLEMTADSPFPAIGKLTYLLTFPPYGFLWFQLCPGNMRPAWAQAPSEQLPEFVTMVIRAGQTGPTPENVRLLESEVLPNYLSKRRWFASKDQKLHGVRLAALTTIEGAGFAFTEIEADVGDHCERYVLPLSIAWGTETTSPLYMQLALARVRRNRNIGHLTDAFSVPQFTYGVMRKLKERAVVPTVQKSEIRFIPTERLNELNYYPADLPEIRWLAAEQSNSSLVIGDKVVLKLVRRIVGGIHPEAEMSRYLTKLGYANTGPLYGEVVRVDPQGVPHTLIILQGYIDNQGDAWNYALDYLRRTVDELAVAVEAEEHTQERDAQLEGFAGYGTIAGVIGKRLGELHVALATPTDDEAFAPQRASAEDAQGWIDGTLKLLDSALDILAQKIGEFNEHDRFLAQSLLDRRDLLVDAVKKLVAPGADALCIRIHGDFHLGQVLMAQGDAYLIDFEGEPARALEERRRKTSPLRDVAGLMRSLSYASAAAQSTTENAPAQTADRKRALFERMRAFAEESFLREYMAAIASSPETIAAEDVFQPLFDLFLIEKAAYEIRYEAANRPTWIGLPLRGLASLASRLLGDTGEPPAPGTRPVFGATKDNPDGTHHEHS, encoded by the coding sequence GTGAAGCGCAACAAGAAGGCGTCGAGTCTCAGCGATGATCCGCTCTGGTACAAGGACGCGATCATCTATCAGGTTCACATCAAGTCTTTCTTCGATGCGAACAACGACGGCATCGGCGATTTCCCCGGCCTGCTCGCGAAACTCGACTACATCGCGGAGCTGGGCGTCGATGCGATCTGGCTGCTGCCGTTCTATCCGTCGCCGCGCCGCGACGACGGCTACGACATCGCCGACTACCGCAACGTGCATCCGGATTACGGCACCATCGCGGACGTCAAGCGCTTCATTCAGGAAGCGCACGCGCGCGGCATACGCGTGATCACCGAGCTCGTCATCAATCACACGTCGGATCAGCATCCGTGGTTTCAGCGCGCGCGGCATGCGAAGCCGGGCTCGAATCATCGCAACTATTACGTGTGGTCCGATACGGACAAGAAGTATGAAGAGACGCGCATCATCTTCATCGACACGGAGCCGTCCAACTGGACCCACGATCCGGTAGCGGGCCAGTATTACTGGCATCGCTTCTACGCGCACCAGCCGGATCTGAACTTCGACAATCCCGCGGTCCTCAAGGAAGTGCTTTCGGTGATGCGCTTCTGGCTCGACATGGGTATCGACGGGCTGCGGCTGGATGCGGTGCCTTACCTCGTCGAGCGCGAAGGCACCAACAACGAGAATCTGCCGGAAACGCACGACATTCTGAAGAAGATTCGCGCGACCATCGACGCGGAGTATCCGAACCGCATGCTGCTCGCGGAAGCGAATCAGTGGCCGGAAGACGTGAAGGAATACTTCGGCGACGAAGACGAATGCCACATGGCGTTCCATTTCCCGCTGATGCCGCGCATCTACATGTCGATCGCGAGCGAGGACCGCTTTCCGATCACCGACATCATGCGGCAGACGCCCGATCTCGGCACGACCAATCAATGGGCGATCTTCCTGCGCAACCACGACGAGCTCACGCTCGAAATGGTCACGGACTCCGAGCGCGACTATCTGTGGAACACGTATGCGAGCGATCGCCGCGCGCGTCTGAATCTCGGCATAAGGAGGCGTCTCGCGCCGCTCATGGAGCGCGACAGAAGACGCATCGAACTGATCAATTCGCTGCTGCTGTCGATGCCGGGCACGCCTGTCATCTATTACGGCGATGAACTCGGCATGGGCGACAACATCCACCTCGGCGATCGCGACGGCGTACGCACGCCGATGCAGTGGTCGTCCGACCGCAACGGCGGCTTCTCGCGCGCCGATCCGGAACAGCTCGTGTTGCCGCCCGTGATGGGCTCGCTCTACGGCTATGACGCGGTGAATGTCGAATCGCAGAGCCGCGATCCGCATTCGCTGCTGAACTGGACGCGCAAGATGCTGGCGGTGCGCCGCTCGAAGCATGCGTTCGGGCGCGGCACGATCCGCTTCCTGCGGCCCGCGAACCGCAAGATCCTCGCGTATCTGCGCGAGCTCGAAGGCGAACCGCCGATTCTGTGCGTCGCGAATCTTTCGCGCGCGCCGCAAGCGGTGGAACTCGACCTGTCGGAGTTCGATGGATCGGTGCCGCTGGAAATGACCGCCGATTCGCCGTTTCCGGCGATCGGCAAGCTCACGTATCTGCTGACCTTTCCGCCTTACGGTTTCCTGTGGTTCCAGCTGTGCCCGGGGAACATGCGGCCGGCGTGGGCGCAGGCGCCCTCGGAGCAATTGCCCGAATTCGTGACGATGGTGATACGCGCGGGACAGACCGGCCCGACGCCGGAGAACGTGCGCCTGCTCGAATCGGAAGTGCTGCCGAATTACCTCAGCAAGCGCCGCTGGTTCGCGTCGAAGGATCAGAAGCTGCATGGCGTGCGCCTCGCCGCGCTGACGACGATCGAAGGCGCCGGCTTCGCGTTCACCGAAATCGAAGCCGATGTCGGCGATCATTGCGAGCGCTACGTGCTGCCGCTGTCGATCGCGTGGGGCACGGAAACCACCTCGCCGCTCTATATGCAGCTCGCGCTGGCGCGCGTGCGGCGCAACCGCAATATCGGGCATCTCACCGATGCGTTCTCGGTGCCGCAGTTCACCTACGGCGTCATGCGCAAGCTGAAGGAACGCGCGGTCGTGCCGACGGTGCAAAAGAGCGAGATCCGCTTCATTCCGACCGAGCGGCTCAACGAACTCAACTACTATCCCGCCGATCTGCCCGAGATTCGCTGGCTCGCGGCCGAACAGAGCAACAGCTCGCTCGTGATCGGCGACAAGGTCGTGTTGAAGCTGGTGCGGCGCATCGTCGGCGGCATTCATCCCGAAGCGGAGATGAGCCGCTATCTGACGAAGCTCGGCTATGCGAACACCGGCCCGCTCTACGGCGAAGTCGTGCGTGTCGATCCGCAGGGCGTGCCGCATACGCTCATTATCCTGCAGGGCTATATCGACAATCAGGGCGATGCGTGGAACTACGCGCTCGACTATCTGCGCCGCACGGTCGATGAACTCGCCGTCGCGGTGGAAGCGGAGGAGCATACGCAGGAACGCGATGCGCAGCTCGAAGGTTTCGCGGGCTACGGCACGATCGCGGGCGTGATCGGCAAGCGGCTGGGCGAGTTGCATGTCGCGCTCGCCACGCCCACCGACGATGAAGCATTCGCGCCACAGCGCGCGAGCGCCGAAGACGCGCAAGGATGGATCGACGGCACGCTGAAGCTGCTCGATTCGGCGCTCGATATCCTCGCGCAGAAGATCGGCGAGTTCAACGAGCACGACCGTTTCCTCGCGCAGAGCCTGCTCGATCGACGCGACCTTCTGGTCGACGCGGTGAAGAAGCTCGTCGCGCCCGGCGCCGATGCGCTGTGCATCCGCATCCACGGCGATTTCCATCTGGGCCAGGTGCTGATGGCCCAGGGCGATGCCTATCTGATCGATTTCGAGGGCGAGCCCGCGCGTGCGCTCGAAGAGCGCCGCAGAAAGACGAGCCCGCTACGCGACGTCGCGGGCCTGATGCGATCGCTGTCGTATGCGAGCGCCGCGGCGCAATCGACCACGGAAAACGCGCCCGCGCAGACGGCGGATCGCAAGCGCGCGCTGTTCGAGCGGATGCGCGCGTTCGCCGAGGAGAGCTTCTTGCGTGAGTACATGGCGGCGATTGCATCGTCGCCTGAAACGATCGCGGCCGAAGACGTGTTTCAACCGTTGTTCGATCTCTTCCTGATCGAGAAGGCCGCTTACGAAATCCGCTACGAAGCAGCGAACCGGCCGACCTGGATCGGCCTTCCGTTGCGGGGTCTCGCGTCGCTCGCCAGCCGTTTGCTGGGAGATACGGGCGAGCCGCCCGCTCCGGGCACGCGACCCGTGTTCGGAGCAACCAAGGACAATCCGGATGGAACCCACCATGAACACTCGTAG
- a CDS encoding maltotransferase domain-containing protein, which produces MENHQAHHAYAPRIYFIDPLLVGPLANWPAQFEHAAGLGFDHVLIGSPFVPGSNGHREAVSDHHRLHPVFESDASAAEGLRQLADAAKKHDLTLLVDIVIDRVSAEGGLYQENKHWFQPFESADARLDPRKPPRQRDVAWANFADGESAHHLTEWWARELNVLAAAGVGGFRFDSPYAVPAHVWRRLGAAVREKHPDTRWLAWTVGATRHDLHGLVDAAFDAVFASTRWWDFKSAWLFDEHAALTRIASPITFPEDPFGARLISDLSDTSDTAIVERAYTRVLDTAAALGTGIMVPMGFEYGVGLPMSPQYGVAAEYQRAKSEKRIDLTARVRRANELQRNVGTLSSVGELRSLTGAGTPYAALIRADGGDLRHSEGAVLAIINPDLVAPVHVDTLHLLESVPGNYTRFALIDDAMEKAERLAPFTLKAGEVRLFRAEAEPFILLAQPQVKRGAKTADKKSVTEAIAAPRVSIESVTPSIDHGRFPAKRIVGEALEIQAAIFAEGHDKIAASVQWRAADETDWHEAPMTAVQPAGLDLWSTRIPLERVGRHEFVVMAWRDDYASLVDHMQKKLKAGQTVELEVEEAKHLFALILAEVKTADDADSDSAPLDAIVKEFTKANDARKLELVLAPATAKAVAAARHRPFLSRDPVVYRVDAERAAARFASWYEIFPRSMSDDVHRHGTFIDVIGKMPRIREMGFDVLYFPPIHPIGIANRKGKNNTLTAEPGDVGSPYAIGGKEGGHTAVHPELGNLDDFKRMLEAAHEHGLEIALDFAVQCSPDHPWLKEHPTWFAWRPDGTLRYAENPPKKYQDIVNPDFYAQDAKPELWIALRDVFLHWVAAGVRIFRVDNPHTKPFPFWEWVIGDVRARHPDVIFLAEAFTRPRVMNRLAKLGFSQSYTYFTWRESKRDFIEYMHDLTQTDAKDYFRPNFFVNTPDINPRFLQSSGRPGFVIRAALAATLSGLWGVYSGFELCESAALPNSEEYLHSEKYELKAWDWNRPGNIVTEITALNRIRRANPALQTHLGVNFLPAHNDHILFFEKANASRDNVVLVAINLDPFNEQGADIDLPWQTLERWGVHDWDAVAVEDQVTGEQFEWRGRRQHVRLNPHSLPFAIWRISPTWGLPKPQPNEEG; this is translated from the coding sequence ATGGAAAACCATCAAGCTCATCATGCGTACGCGCCGCGTATCTACTTCATCGATCCCCTGCTCGTCGGCCCGCTCGCGAACTGGCCCGCCCAGTTCGAGCACGCGGCCGGGCTCGGCTTCGACCATGTCCTGATCGGCTCGCCGTTCGTGCCCGGCAGCAACGGGCATCGCGAAGCGGTGTCGGATCATCATCGGCTGCACCCCGTCTTCGAATCCGATGCGAGCGCAGCCGAGGGTCTGCGCCAGCTTGCCGACGCCGCGAAGAAGCACGATCTCACCCTGCTCGTCGATATCGTGATCGATCGCGTGAGCGCCGAGGGCGGCCTCTATCAGGAGAACAAACACTGGTTCCAGCCGTTCGAAAGCGCGGACGCGCGGCTCGATCCGCGCAAGCCGCCGCGTCAGCGCGATGTCGCCTGGGCGAACTTCGCCGACGGCGAGTCCGCGCATCATCTGACCGAATGGTGGGCGCGGGAGCTGAACGTGCTGGCTGCGGCGGGCGTCGGCGGCTTTCGCTTCGATTCGCCTTACGCGGTGCCCGCGCACGTTTGGCGCAGGCTCGGCGCGGCCGTGCGCGAAAAGCATCCGGACACGCGCTGGCTCGCGTGGACCGTCGGCGCGACGCGTCATGATCTGCATGGTCTCGTCGATGCCGCGTTCGACGCCGTGTTCGCCTCCACGCGCTGGTGGGACTTCAAAAGCGCATGGCTCTTCGACGAGCACGCCGCGCTCACGCGCATCGCCTCGCCTATAACGTTCCCCGAAGATCCGTTCGGCGCGCGTCTCATCAGCGATCTCTCCGATACGAGCGACACCGCGATCGTCGAACGCGCCTACACGCGCGTGCTCGACACCGCCGCCGCGCTCGGCACCGGCATCATGGTGCCGATGGGCTTCGAATACGGCGTCGGCCTGCCGATGTCGCCGCAATACGGCGTCGCGGCGGAATACCAGCGCGCGAAGAGCGAGAAGCGCATCGATCTCACGGCGCGCGTGCGGCGCGCGAACGAACTGCAGCGCAATGTCGGCACGCTGTCGAGCGTCGGCGAACTGCGCTCGCTGACGGGCGCGGGCACGCCGTACGCCGCGCTGATTCGTGCCGATGGCGGCGATCTGCGTCACAGCGAAGGCGCCGTGCTCGCGATCATCAATCCCGATCTCGTCGCGCCCGTGCATGTCGATACGCTGCATCTGCTCGAATCGGTGCCGGGCAACTACACGCGCTTCGCGCTCATCGACGATGCCATGGAGAAGGCCGAACGCCTCGCGCCGTTCACGCTGAAGGCCGGCGAAGTGCGCCTGTTCCGCGCGGAAGCCGAGCCGTTCATCCTCCTTGCGCAACCGCAGGTGAAGCGCGGCGCGAAAACCGCCGACAAGAAATCCGTGACCGAGGCGATCGCCGCGCCGCGCGTATCGATCGAAAGCGTCACGCCATCCATCGATCACGGACGCTTTCCGGCGAAGCGCATCGTCGGCGAGGCGCTGGAGATTCAGGCCGCGATCTTCGCGGAAGGCCACGACAAGATCGCCGCCTCCGTGCAATGGCGCGCCGCCGACGAGACCGACTGGCACGAAGCGCCGATGACCGCCGTGCAGCCCGCCGGCCTCGATCTGTGGTCGACGCGCATTCCGCTCGAACGCGTGGGCCGTCATGAATTCGTCGTGATGGCATGGCGCGACGATTACGCGTCGCTCGTCGATCACATGCAGAAGAAGCTGAAGGCCGGACAGACCGTCGAGCTCGAAGTCGAGGAAGCGAAGCACCTGTTCGCGCTGATTCTCGCGGAAGTCAAGACCGCCGACGATGCCGACAGCGACAGCGCCCCGCTCGACGCGATCGTCAAGGAGTTCACCAAAGCCAATGACGCGCGCAAGCTCGAACTCGTGCTCGCGCCCGCGACCGCGAAGGCGGTTGCGGCGGCGAGGCACCGGCCGTTCCTGTCGCGCGATCCGGTGGTCTATCGCGTCGACGCCGAACGCGCCGCCGCGCGCTTCGCGAGCTGGTACGAGATCTTCCCGCGCTCGATGAGCGACGACGTGCATCGTCACGGCACTTTCATCGACGTGATCGGCAAGATGCCGCGCATCCGCGAAATGGGCTTCGACGTGCTCTATTTCCCGCCGATCCATCCGATCGGCATTGCCAACCGCAAGGGCAAGAACAACACGCTCACGGCCGAGCCGGGCGATGTCGGCAGCCCGTATGCGATCGGCGGCAAGGAAGGCGGCCACACGGCCGTGCATCCCGAACTCGGCAATCTCGACGACTTCAAGCGCATGCTCGAAGCCGCGCATGAACATGGTCTCGAGATCGCGCTCGACTTCGCGGTGCAGTGCTCGCCGGATCATCCGTGGCTGAAGGAACATCCGACATGGTTCGCGTGGCGTCCCGACGGCACGCTGCGCTATGCGGAAAATCCGCCGAAGAAGTATCAGGACATCGTGAATCCGGACTTCTATGCGCAGGACGCGAAGCCCGAACTATGGATCGCCCTGCGCGATGTCTTCCTGCACTGGGTCGCGGCGGGCGTTCGCATCTTTCGCGTCGACAACCCGCATACGAAGCCGTTTCCGTTCTGGGAATGGGTGATCGGCGACGTGCGCGCGCGTCATCCCGACGTGATCTTCCTCGCCGAAGCCTTCACGCGGCCGCGCGTGATGAATCGCCTCGCCAAACTCGGCTTCTCGCAGTCGTACACGTACTTCACGTGGCGCGAAAGCAAGCGCGATTTCATCGAGTACATGCACGATCTCACGCAGACCGACGCGAAGGATTACTTCCGCCCGAACTTCTTCGTCAACACGCCGGACATCAATCCGCGCTTCCTGCAAAGCTCGGGGCGGCCGGGCTTCGTGATCCGCGCGGCGCTGGCGGCGACCCTGTCGGGCCTGTGGGGCGTCTATAGCGGCTTCGAGTTGTGCGAGTCCGCGGCGCTGCCCAACAGCGAGGAATATCTGCACTCCGAGAAGTACGAGCTGAAGGCGTGGGACTGGAACCGGCCCGGCAACATCGTGACCGAGATCACCGCGCTCAACCGCATCCGCCGCGCGAATCCCGCGTTGCAGACGCATCTCGGCGTGAACTTCCTGCCCGCGCATAACGATCACATCCTGTTCTTCGAGAAGGCGAACGCATCGCGCGATAACGTCGTGCTGGTCGCGATCAATCTCGATCCGTTCAACGAGCAGGGCGCGGATATCGACCTGCCGTGGCAGACGCTCGAACGCTGGGGCGTGCACGACTGGGACGCCGTCGCGGTCGAAGATCAGGTGACGGGCGAACAATTCGAATGGCGTGGACGGCGTCAGCACGTGCGGCTCAATCCGCATTCGCTGCCGTTCGCGATATGGCGCATTTCGCCGACCTGGGGCTTGCCGAAGCCTCAACCGAACGAGGAAGGATGA
- the glgA gene encoding glycogen synthase GlgA has product MPLNVLLVASEAVPLAKTGGLGDMVSAYAAALREAGADATILLPAYPNAIAQAQGLSKVGTLRGLPGGDATLLRARMPDTGVPVLLLRCDALYARTGLYQDAQGRDYPDNAIRFAMLSAAAVRIAEGVRGVKKPDIVHAHDWHTGLTPLLMKHAGVHAKSVFTIHNLAFQGNYARSLGASLGVPEKWLVHALSDPKSIEFYGALSLMKAGIVHADRITTVSETYAREILTPRFGHLMEGVLQSCADKLCGVVNGIDEQAWNPATDALIERNYSFDDMRGKHACKRALQRKFGLPVDPFAPLMAIGSRMTGQKLADVVLEALPRLLEKHPRLQLAVIGKGEAYIEAGFRKLAQEWPDRVGVYIGYDERRAHALHAGADILLHGSRFEPCGLTQMYAMRYGTLPVASRVGGLADTIVDAAQNADHAAYSALRPSIVLRDGTHDMPIAAMPAPRASHAPTGFLFDGERVGDVIDAASRALDAYMRPQVWRALQRNAMSRDFGWNEAVTKMVALYVGVSDARPSRTALRPRRDADIMQAPAHMPAQAHDAHSLARTA; this is encoded by the coding sequence TTGCCCTTGAACGTTCTGCTGGTCGCCTCCGAAGCCGTCCCGCTCGCCAAGACCGGCGGACTCGGCGATATGGTCAGCGCCTACGCCGCCGCACTGCGCGAAGCCGGCGCCGACGCCACCATCCTGCTTCCCGCTTACCCGAATGCGATCGCCCAGGCGCAAGGCCTGAGCAAGGTCGGCACGCTCAGAGGCCTGCCCGGCGGCGATGCGACGCTGTTGCGCGCGCGCATGCCCGACACCGGCGTGCCCGTGCTGCTGCTGCGCTGCGATGCGCTCTACGCGCGCACCGGCCTGTATCAGGACGCACAGGGCCGCGACTACCCGGACAACGCGATCCGCTTCGCGATGCTCTCGGCCGCGGCGGTCAGGATCGCTGAGGGCGTGCGCGGCGTGAAGAAACCCGACATCGTGCATGCACACGACTGGCATACCGGCCTCACGCCGCTCCTGATGAAGCATGCGGGCGTGCACGCAAAGAGCGTATTCACGATCCACAATCTCGCATTCCAGGGCAACTACGCGCGCTCGCTTGGTGCGTCGCTCGGCGTGCCCGAGAAGTGGCTCGTGCATGCGCTCAGCGATCCGAAGAGCATCGAGTTCTACGGGGCGCTGAGTCTGATGAAAGCGGGCATCGTGCATGCCGATCGCATCACGACCGTCTCCGAAACCTACGCGCGCGAAATTCTCACGCCGCGTTTCGGGCACCTGATGGAAGGCGTGCTGCAAAGCTGCGCCGACAAGTTGTGCGGCGTCGTCAACGGCATCGACGAACAGGCGTGGAATCCCGCTACCGATGCGCTCATCGAACGCAACTATTCGTTCGACGATATGCGCGGCAAGCACGCCTGCAAACGCGCGCTGCAACGCAAGTTCGGCTTGCCCGTCGATCCGTTCGCGCCGCTGATGGCGATCGGCAGCCGCATGACCGGTCAGAAACTGGCCGATGTCGTGCTCGAAGCGCTGCCGCGTCTGCTGGAGAAGCATCCGCGTCTGCAACTGGCGGTGATCGGCAAGGGCGAAGCGTATATCGAAGCGGGCTTCCGAAAGCTCGCGCAGGAATGGCCGGACCGGGTCGGCGTGTATATCGGATATGACGAGCGGCGCGCGCATGCACTGCACGCCGGCGCGGACATCCTGCTACATGGCAGCCGTTTCGAGCCCTGCGGCCTTACGCAGATGTACGCGATGCGCTATGGCACGCTGCCGGTCGCATCGCGCGTGGGCGGCCTCGCCGACACGATCGTCGATGCGGCGCAAAACGCGGATCACGCGGCCTACTCCGCGCTGCGTCCGTCGATCGTGCTGCGCGACGGCACGCACGACATGCCGATCGCGGCGATGCCCGCGCCGCGCGCCTCGCACGCGCCCACCGGCTTTCTCTTCGATGGCGAACGCGTGGGCGATGTCATCGACGCCGCGAGCCGCGCGCTCGATGCCTACATGCGCCCGCAAGTGTGGCGCGCGCTGCAGCGCAACGCGATGTCCCGCGATTTCGGATGGAACGAAGCCGTCACGAAGATGGTCGCACTGTACGTCGGCGTGAGCGACGCGCGCCCGAGCCGCACGGCACTGCGCCCGCGCCGCGATGCCGACATCATGCAGGCGCCCGCGCACATGCCCGCGCAGGCGCACGACGCGCATTCGCTTGCGCGCACTGCCTGA